A region from the Benincasa hispida cultivar B227 chromosome 12, ASM972705v1, whole genome shotgun sequence genome encodes:
- the LOC120092540 gene encoding uncharacterized protein LOC120092540 isoform X1 yields MATTLISGLSSNLKPPLLSAISSSPLTLRPQTQNAPFSNFPFKIQNLWLNPARNSNVLSHNRSGFLISRKLESFTVFAGDSEAQNDDRGESTMPERFRYLTKEAPDPPVRWPFFVALAFILYAWRAVLFELANWRKAVFGVFGFVGYILKGALALVLYVIGDPITSMIRGIETAFYTIRSFYSGIVAYAPIPELTTIIILASTVLAISEASAPDSVSSQPYLLTISGLAGYTVVRGYISEPFFWTILLCVYGFSRFVKKRNDVTSALPVAAVFAAIGEPWVRILAMGSFLALAIAHHWKKLSQGKKEDEYEDEKGVYQRDVPLPLLGVALAIGIHAAAKWAGYRHLTWMIV; encoded by the exons ATGGCGACTACACTTATCTCTGGCCTTTCTTCAAACCTAAAACCTCCTCTTCTCTCTGCCATTTCATCTTCCCCTTTAACCCTTCGACCCCAAACCCAAAACGCTCCATTTTCTAACTTCCCCTTCAAAATTCAGAATCTCTGGCTCAATCCCGCAAGAAATTCCAATGTGTTATCCCATAATCGAAGTGGGTTTCTGATTTCAAGGAAATTGGAATCTTTCACCGTCTTTGCTGGGGATTCTGAAGCTCAAAATGATGATAGAGGGGAGAGTACAATGCCTGAACGGTTCAGGTATTTAACCAAAGAAGCTCCTGATCCTCCTGTGAGGTGGCCTTTCTTTGTGG CTCTGGCATTTATTCTCTATGCTTGGAGAGCAGTCTTGTTTGAACTTGCTAACTGGAGAAAGGCTGTTTTTGGGGTCTTTGGTTTTGTGGGATACATATTGAAAGGTGCTTTGGCTCTCGTCCTCTATGTTATTGGAGATCCTATCACTTCTATGATAAGAGGCATTGAGACTGCATTCTACACTATTCGATCTTTCTACTCAGGCATAGTCGCTTATGCGCCCATTCCCGAACTGACCACGATAATCATACTAGCCTCAACCGTGCTTGCAATTTCAGAAGCAAGTGCCCCAGATTCCGTTAGTAGTCAACCATATCTTCTAACGATATCAGGTCTTGCTGGCTATACAGTGGTGCGAGGTTACATTTCCGAGCCTTTCTTCTGGACGATTCTGTTGTGTGTATACGGTTTCTCTAGGTTCGTCAAAAAGAGAAATGATGTAACTTCTGCATTACCTGTTGCTGCTGTGTTTGCTGCCATAGGAGAGCCATGGGTAAGAATCTTGGCTATGGGTTCATTTCTGGCTTTGGCCATTGCTCACCATTGGAAGAAGCTTTCacaaggaaagaaagaagatgAGTACGAAGATGAAAAGGGTGTGTATCAGAGGGATGTTCCACTGCCTCTTTTGGGTGTAGCTTTAGCTATTGGAATCCATGCTGCTGCCAAATGGGCTGGATATAGGCACTTAACATGGATGATTGTATGA
- the LOC120092540 gene encoding uncharacterized protein LOC120092540 isoform X2 has product MIKVILTIFKITTKHTLSLPMPFHDKGEVLWHTSFFAVLWGIWIERDNRIFRQVERLDTSPWASITGPFCYYKLALAFILYAWRAVLFELANWRKAVFGVFGFVGYILKGALALVLYVIGDPITSMIRGIETAFYTIRSFYSGIVAYAPIPELTTIIILASTVLAISEASAPDSVSSQPYLLTISGLAGYTVVRGYISEPFFWTILLCVYGFSRFVKKRNDVTSALPVAAVFAAIGEPWVRILAMGSFLALAIAHHWKKLSQGKKEDEYEDEKGVYQRDVPLPLLGVALAIGIHAAAKWAGYRHLTWMIV; this is encoded by the exons atgataaaagtaattttaacaattttcaaaatcactacCAAACATACACTTAGTTTGCCAATGCCTTTTCATGATAAGGGCGAAGTCTTGTGGCACACTAGTTTCTTTGCCGTCTTATGGGGTATTTGGATCGAGCGTGATAATAGGATCTTCAGACAAGTTGAGAGACTCGATACCTCTCCGTGGGCGTCAATCACAGGGCCTTTTTGTTATTATAAACTTG CTCTGGCATTTATTCTCTATGCTTGGAGAGCAGTCTTGTTTGAACTTGCTAACTGGAGAAAGGCTGTTTTTGGGGTCTTTGGTTTTGTGGGATACATATTGAAAGGTGCTTTGGCTCTCGTCCTCTATGTTATTGGAGATCCTATCACTTCTATGATAAGAGGCATTGAGACTGCATTCTACACTATTCGATCTTTCTACTCAGGCATAGTCGCTTATGCGCCCATTCCCGAACTGACCACGATAATCATACTAGCCTCAACCGTGCTTGCAATTTCAGAAGCAAGTGCCCCAGATTCCGTTAGTAGTCAACCATATCTTCTAACGATATCAGGTCTTGCTGGCTATACAGTGGTGCGAGGTTACATTTCCGAGCCTTTCTTCTGGACGATTCTGTTGTGTGTATACGGTTTCTCTAGGTTCGTCAAAAAGAGAAATGATGTAACTTCTGCATTACCTGTTGCTGCTGTGTTTGCTGCCATAGGAGAGCCATGGGTAAGAATCTTGGCTATGGGTTCATTTCTGGCTTTGGCCATTGCTCACCATTGGAAGAAGCTTTCacaaggaaagaaagaagatgAGTACGAAGATGAAAAGGGTGTGTATCAGAGGGATGTTCCACTGCCTCTTTTGGGTGTAGCTTTAGCTATTGGAATCCATGCTGCTGCCAAATGGGCTGGATATAGGCACTTAACATGGATGATTGTATGA